The nucleotide window TGATAGCGCTAGAGAGAAGCAGATAAGAATCGAAGAGAGCGCGATTCCTAGGCCGCGGGCCTCCTGACCTTCTCATCCTCACGTTTCAACCGAACCCCAATCAGACGCTCCTCGTGGCGCCACGCGTCACGTACCCGGCGGAGATTCGtctccccttcctcctcctccaggGAGGCACGGACAACCGCGGCGGCTCAGCGGCACTGCTCACCATAAAATCTCCAGAACGACGCGCGACACGAGGAGAGGAAGGGAGGAGGGGAAAAAAAACAACCAAGAAAACCAAACAAAAAGGAAAGGAAACGCGAGGCTAAAACAAGGTTGGCGGCTTCCCGAAGAAACCTCCCGTTCCTCCGCAACCAAGCGACCGACGCCTGCGCCGCCGTCCGATCCCCGAATCGCCGCCGGTACCGCCTCCTCCTTATCTCCTTGCCTTGTCcgcttcccctttcctctctgtCCCCACCCAATCATTGAGCTCGGCTTGAGCTTCAACTGCCGATTGATTGGTTCCTGGCGTTAGTTAGGTACCCGTGCCCTTCTGTTTGCTGGTTGGTTGCCTTCCTCCCCTCCTTTCATGTGTTGGATTGGAGTCTTAGCTATTcgtttcttcctcttcttgcagCCCGATTCCGGCAGGGGAGCAGACGGTTCGAGCAAATTGGCCCAATAATTTGGGTGGGGCAGCCAGGTTTGGGCTCCGGGATCTCAATTCTTCGTAGCTAGGTGGGAGGGCGCCGGATCCAGCGGCCGTCATGGTTGTCGACACGGTCAGCGCGAGCACCTCCATGATTGCCCCCCACCTGTTCGACCACAGGTCCAGGGGCGCCGGCgcctcccaccaccaccacctccgccggGCGTTACATGTCGTCGCCTGCCGACCCCTGCCCACcgccttcgcgggccgccgcctcgtggCCCGGGTCACCAGGCAGCCGTCGCCGCGCCTCGCCGATTGGCCGGTCAGGGCGCTGGCTATGGGTGTCACAAAGGAGGCCAGCCCTCGCAGGGAGTACCGGGGGATCCCTGGGGACGGTGGCGACATGGGGGATGTTGGGGTCACCAGCCCCACGCCGTCATGGCCTCCACAGAACAGGGCAGATGACCCCAAGCTGCACAACCCGCTGCTCCGCCTCGAGCGCATGGGCTGCGGGTGGCTCGGCGTCATCTTCGAGTGGGAGGGGGTCATTGTTGAGGATGATGCCGAATTGGAAAGACAGGCATGGTTGACCCTGGCACAGGAGGAGGGGAAGTCGCCGCCTCCCACTTTTGTGCTGCGGAGAGTTGAAGGGATGAAGAACGAGCAGGCAATATCTGAGGTTCTCTGCTGGTCCCGTGATCCCTCGGAGCTTAGGAGATTGGCCTTGAGGAAGGAGGAGATTCACAACAGCCTTCGAGGTGGCTCCTACCACCAGATGAGGAACGGTTCCAGGGAGTTCATGAGCACGCTCGCCAATTACAAGATCCCCATCGCTGTGGTCACCACACGCCCACGGAAGGTTATTGAGGAAGCCATTGAAGCTGTTGGCGTGCGCAGCTTCTTTGATGCGGTTGTGGCAGCAGAAGACGTGTACCGGGGCAAGCCTGACCCAGAAATGTTTCTGTACGCTGCTCAGCTCCTCAGTTTCATCCCGGAGAGGTGCATCGTGTTTGGGAACTCCAATTCGGCGGTGGAAGCAGCACACGATGCCCGTATGAAGTGTGTCGCGGTCGCAAGCAAGCACAAAATCTACGAGCTGAGTGCTGCAGACCTTGTGGTCAAGCAACTGGACGAGCTATCTGTCGTTGACTTGAAGAACCTCACTGATATTGAATCCCCGGAGTTTGGCATGGAACCTGAAccagagatggaggaggaggaggaagtgcCCCCACCATCAACGTCTGTGGGTGTAGATGATTTGTTCTGGTAAGAGGCCAGATTGTACATTTGATTGATTCCTCTCCTGCACAGATGTATTATTGTCAACTGTCGCAGCGATCAGAAAGAAGGGCTTATCATCCTTCTGTAATCAGTAGAATGTGATATGTAAAAATGTTGTTTAGAGCTCACACACTGTATATATACTCAGAAAGAAACCAGGGAACTGAATATATGAATCAGGACACTTGAAACTGCAGTTCCTGAAAC belongs to Miscanthus floridulus cultivar M001 chromosome 4, ASM1932011v1, whole genome shotgun sequence and includes:
- the LOC136549670 gene encoding 5-amino-6-(5-phospho-D-ribitylamino)uracil phosphatase, chloroplastic-like yields the protein MVVDTVSASTSMIAPHLFDHRSRGAGASHHHHLRRALHVVACRPLPTAFAGRRLVARVTRQPSPRLADWPVRALAMGVTKEASPRREYRGIPGDGGDMGDVGVTSPTPSWPPQNRADDPKLHNPLLRLERMGCGWLGVIFEWEGVIVEDDAELERQAWLTLAQEEGKSPPPTFVLRRVEGMKNEQAISEVLCWSRDPSELRRLALRKEEIHNSLRGGSYHQMRNGSREFMSTLANYKIPIAVVTTRPRKVIEEAIEAVGVRSFFDAVVAAEDVYRGKPDPEMFLYAAQLLSFIPERCIVFGNSNSAVEAAHDARMKCVAVASKHKIYELSAADLVVKQLDELSVVDLKNLTDIESPEFGMEPEPEMEEEEEVPPPSTSVGVDDLFW